Proteins encoded in a region of the Vibrio sp. CB1-14 genome:
- a CDS encoding ferredoxin--NADP reductase encodes MTDVPNGLVEGRVLAKKQWTQNLFSLEVTAPIEEYVAGQFTKLGLLNANGEWVRRAYSMVNHPNHDYGHQHLEFLIIADSDGQLSPKLNQLVSGDTIYVGKQPSGFMTLEEVPEHARDLWMLSTGTAVGPFLSMLDDDSLVDRFDKIVLVHAVRRAEELVYAKTVQDAQARMGKQFEFVSVVSRENHQTSLSGRIPQLLLEGRLQKHVEMELNAPHSFVFMCGNPAMVKDTSSALTELGLTKHLRRKPGHFSSENYW; translated from the coding sequence ATGACAGACGTTCCAAATGGATTGGTAGAAGGACGAGTTTTGGCAAAGAAGCAGTGGACTCAGAACTTGTTCAGTCTTGAAGTAACCGCTCCAATTGAGGAGTACGTGGCTGGGCAATTTACTAAACTCGGTTTGCTCAATGCTAACGGGGAGTGGGTACGCCGAGCCTATTCGATGGTCAATCATCCCAATCATGATTATGGTCATCAACATTTGGAGTTTTTGATTATTGCAGATAGTGATGGTCAGTTATCACCGAAGCTTAATCAGCTTGTTTCAGGAGACACTATTTATGTAGGTAAACAACCTTCCGGCTTTATGACACTCGAAGAGGTACCGGAGCACGCGCGTGACTTGTGGATGTTGTCGACGGGCACTGCCGTTGGCCCATTTCTATCGATGTTAGATGATGACAGTTTGGTAGATCGGTTTGATAAGATTGTATTGGTTCATGCAGTGAGACGAGCGGAAGAGCTTGTTTATGCTAAGACCGTTCAAGATGCACAGGCTCGGATGGGAAAGCAGTTTGAGTTTGTCTCGGTAGTTTCCAGAGAAAATCACCAAACCAGCTTGTCTGGGCGCATTCCTCAATTGTTGCTGGAAGGTAGGTTACAAAAGCATGTGGAGATGGAACTTAATGCACCTCATAGCTTTGTCTTTATGTGTGGTAACCCTGCCATGGTAAAAGACACAAGCTCTGCGCTAACAGAGCTTGGTTTAACAAAACATTTGCGAAGAAAACCAGGGCATTTTTCAAGTGAAAACTATTGGTGA
- the nrfA gene encoding ammonia-forming nitrite reductase cytochrome c552 subunit: MNKHWIISSVAALAILGTASVPAFAASEKELMDPRNQAYEQDHPDQYHSWKQTSESVEIEDALAHDPNMVILWAGYGFAKDYNKARGHFYALDDVRQTLRTGGPTDPKSGPMPMACWSCKSPDVARVIDERGEDGYFEGKWARLGAEISNPIGCADCHDTRSEKFKNGEPELALTRPYVERAFEAIGKKFDEQSRLDKQASVCAQCHVEYYFTGPTKAVKFPWDMGTTVGEMEQYYDALNFKDWQHAVSKAPMLKAQHPGYETWRDGIHGKNGVVCVDCHMPKVTKEDGTVYTDHKVGNPFDRFEDTCANCHTQSKDQLQGIVSTRKAQVLNMKLTAEKQIVAAHFEAGAAWDAGATEEEMKPILTDIRHAQWRWDYAIASHGVHMHAPEMALEILGTSVDKAADARAKLIRLLAKKGITDPVEIPDISTKEKAQAALGMDMDKMNAEKKHFLETVVPEWDKEAAEREANY; the protein is encoded by the coding sequence GTGAACAAGCACTGGATTATAAGTTCCGTTGCTGCATTAGCAATATTAGGCACCGCAAGTGTGCCCGCTTTTGCTGCCTCTGAAAAAGAGTTAATGGATCCAAGAAATCAGGCCTACGAACAAGACCATCCTGACCAATACCATTCTTGGAAACAAACGAGCGAGAGTGTCGAAATCGAAGACGCCCTTGCCCACGATCCTAACATGGTGATCTTATGGGCAGGCTACGGCTTTGCCAAAGATTACAACAAAGCTCGTGGACACTTCTATGCACTTGATGATGTACGTCAAACACTTAGAACGGGTGGCCCAACCGACCCTAAATCAGGCCCAATGCCAATGGCCTGTTGGAGCTGTAAAAGCCCGGATGTTGCGCGTGTTATCGATGAGCGCGGCGAAGACGGATACTTTGAAGGAAAATGGGCACGTTTAGGCGCTGAAATTTCAAACCCTATCGGCTGTGCAGATTGCCACGACACCCGCAGTGAAAAATTCAAGAACGGCGAACCTGAACTCGCGCTGACCCGCCCTTACGTTGAACGCGCCTTTGAAGCAATTGGTAAAAAATTTGATGAGCAATCGCGTTTAGATAAACAAGCTTCGGTTTGTGCTCAGTGCCACGTTGAGTATTACTTCACAGGGCCAACGAAAGCCGTGAAATTCCCTTGGGATATGGGCACCACCGTTGGAGAGATGGAACAGTACTACGACGCGCTCAACTTTAAAGACTGGCAACACGCCGTCTCTAAAGCGCCTATGCTAAAAGCTCAGCACCCGGGCTATGAAACTTGGCGTGACGGCATCCATGGCAAAAACGGCGTTGTTTGTGTCGACTGCCATATGCCGAAAGTAACCAAAGAAGATGGTACTGTTTATACTGATCATAAAGTTGGTAACCCGTTTGACCGCTTCGAAGACACCTGTGCAAACTGCCATACTCAGAGCAAAGATCAGCTACAAGGCATCGTATCGACTCGCAAAGCACAAGTACTGAACATGAAACTCACAGCAGAAAAGCAAATCGTAGCCGCTCACTTTGAAGCTGGAGCTGCATGGGATGCAGGTGCAACCGAGGAAGAAATGAAGCCAATCCTAACGGATATTCGTCATGCGCAGTGGCGTTGGGACTACGCAATCGCATCTCACGGCGTGCACATGCATGCACCGGAAATGGCGCTAGAAATTCTAGGTACATCAGTCGACAAAGCGGCTGACGCTCGTGCAAAACTGATTCGCTTACTCGCGAAAAAAGGCATCACCGACCCTGTCGAGATCCCAGACATTTCCACTAAAGAGAAAGCGCAAGCGGCGTTAGGGATGGATATGGATAAGATGAACGCAGAGAAAAAGCACTTCTTAGAAACAGTAGTGCCAGAATGGGATAAAGAAGCGGCTGAGCGTGAGGCGAACTACTAG
- the nrfB gene encoding cytochrome c nitrite reductase pentaheme subunit: MGNVKLTMVIMLQALLAFTLCGYSLNAFADDAALVQEGDSTRHKVELIRDKDYKCIQCHKDSKQTLAGSHGENVIEIRGTAPSCTDCHSNIGPDHRDGASTVIKYHAAQSQPGTDKTWLDPEAILKANSRCTDCHQPQYLQKDSWTHDVHAKNLTCTNCHSVHAEKAKVLSYDHKAKIKMCVDCHKDFNEKREEEGK, translated from the coding sequence ATGGGCAATGTTAAATTGACCATGGTGATAATGCTTCAGGCTCTCCTAGCATTTACTCTCTGTGGTTATTCACTCAATGCCTTTGCCGACGATGCAGCCCTCGTGCAAGAAGGGGACTCTACACGGCATAAGGTGGAGTTGATACGTGATAAGGATTACAAATGTATCCAATGTCACAAAGACTCGAAACAAACTCTGGCAGGCTCTCATGGAGAGAATGTTATCGAGATCAGAGGTACGGCGCCAAGCTGTACAGACTGTCATAGTAATATCGGCCCAGACCATCGTGATGGCGCGTCGACGGTGATTAAATATCATGCTGCACAGTCTCAACCTGGCACAGATAAAACCTGGTTAGATCCAGAAGCCATTCTCAAAGCAAACAGTCGATGTACGGATTGTCATCAACCGCAATATCTACAAAAAGATAGTTGGACGCATGACGTTCACGCAAAGAATCTAACCTGTACCAATTGTCATTCAGTTCATGCTGAGAAAGCCAAAGTGCTCTCTTACGACCACAAAGCAAAAATTAAGATGTGTGTCGATTGCCATAAAGACTTCAACGAAAAACGTGAAGAGGAGGGCAAGTAA
- a CDS encoding GNAT family N-acetyltransferase yields MPYSVSTDKQHLDITLIHRYLSNSYWAKGVPLSVVEKSIEHSLCFGAYDSGGNQVGFARIITDRATFAYLSDVFVIDEKQGEGIAKLILSTIEKHPDLQGLRRTMLGTVDAHSLYQQFGFESIQQPEFLMQKKGIEAYV; encoded by the coding sequence ATGCCGTATTCAGTTTCTACTGATAAACAACACCTCGATATCACACTCATACACCGCTATCTCTCAAACAGCTATTGGGCGAAGGGCGTTCCTTTATCTGTGGTTGAAAAATCGATTGAACACTCTTTGTGTTTCGGCGCCTATGACAGTGGCGGTAACCAAGTGGGCTTTGCACGCATTATTACTGACCGTGCGACGTTTGCCTATCTGAGTGATGTCTTTGTCATCGACGAAAAACAAGGTGAAGGCATTGCCAAGCTCATATTAAGCACCATAGAAAAGCACCCTGATCTGCAAGGCTTGAGACGAACCATGCTGGGTACTGTCGACGCGCATTCGCTCTACCAGCAATTTGGGTTTGAATCGATTCAACAGCCGGAGTTCTTGATGCAGAAAAAGGGAATTGAAGCCTATGTCTAA
- a CDS encoding GNAT family N-acetyltransferase: MIRNVTVADAEAIATIYNHYIVHSTCTFEEEIVSAKQIAERIETLIDSKMPWLVYEHQGQVVGYCYAKQWNARSAYRFTAESSVYLSPECPLKGVGSRLYEQLFSRLRDDGIRNVMSVITLPNDQSTRFHHKMGMEQVGHFKQIGYKFDRWLDVGYWQKTL; this comes from the coding sequence TTGATTCGTAATGTCACCGTAGCGGATGCGGAAGCTATCGCAACGATATACAACCACTATATAGTCCATTCAACTTGCACATTTGAAGAAGAGATCGTGTCAGCGAAGCAAATAGCTGAGCGTATTGAGACGCTGATTGACTCGAAGATGCCTTGGCTTGTGTATGAGCATCAAGGGCAAGTGGTCGGTTATTGTTATGCTAAGCAATGGAACGCGAGAAGCGCTTATCGGTTTACGGCCGAGTCCTCTGTTTACCTCTCGCCTGAGTGTCCGTTAAAAGGGGTGGGCAGTAGACTCTACGAGCAATTGTTTAGCCGATTACGTGACGATGGAATTAGGAACGTCATGAGTGTCATTACACTGCCGAATGATCAGAGCACCAGATTCCATCATAAAATGGGCATGGAGCAAGTAGGGCATTTCAAACAAATTGGCTACAAGTTTGACCGCTGGCTCGATGTTGGATATTGGCAGAAAACACTCTAA
- a CDS encoding ASCH domain-containing protein: MTPIQREFFQRFLNTLSAPESIDIDNIIAEHYCADEYNANECARLINEGIKTASCGLKAGWDIEDEPLPQVGSYSLVLDWQQNPVCVIQLTSVEVCPFNQVSDEFAYAEGEGDRTYAWWKEAHIKFFEWYANEIGVVFSPESELVLERFKKVYPS, encoded by the coding sequence ATGACACCTATCCAACGAGAGTTTTTCCAACGGTTTCTTAATACGTTGTCGGCGCCTGAAAGCATCGATATCGACAACATCATTGCTGAGCATTATTGCGCCGATGAATACAATGCCAACGAGTGCGCCAGACTGATTAACGAAGGTATCAAGACCGCATCATGCGGATTAAAAGCGGGTTGGGATATCGAAGATGAACCCTTGCCTCAAGTTGGCAGTTATTCGCTTGTCCTAGATTGGCAGCAAAACCCGGTATGCGTGATTCAATTAACGTCTGTCGAAGTATGTCCATTCAATCAAGTGAGTGACGAGTTCGCCTATGCAGAGGGCGAGGGCGATCGCACATACGCATGGTGGAAAGAAGCACATATTAAGTTTTTCGAATGGTACGCCAATGAGATTGGTGTGGTATTTTCGCCCGAAAGTGAATTAGTACTAGAGCGTTTTAAAAAGGTGTATCCAAGCTAA
- the nrfC gene encoding cytochrome c nitrite reductase Fe-S protein has protein sequence MSCSRRNFLAGTGAVIFTTGVATTSVITARSSVASEETEKAVRYGMLHDENACIGCTACTDACREVNKVPEGVSRLEIHRSEPIGEYPDVEYRFTRESCQHCENPPCVYVCPTGAAYKDEKTGIIDVHKEKCVGCGYCLAACPYQVRFFHPEDHSADKCNFCRDTNLAQGKLPACVESCPTKALVFGDLNDPNSDINKMLSIKVIYRDKEHLGTKPKLFKAAFHKGGVV, from the coding sequence ATGAGTTGTTCAAGACGAAATTTCCTTGCCGGCACGGGCGCAGTGATATTCACCACGGGTGTGGCAACAACTTCAGTCATCACTGCACGTAGTTCAGTGGCAAGTGAAGAAACTGAGAAAGCAGTGCGTTATGGCATGCTTCATGACGAAAATGCTTGTATTGGCTGTACTGCTTGTACCGATGCCTGTCGTGAGGTCAATAAAGTGCCTGAAGGGGTATCCAGACTGGAAATCCACCGCTCAGAGCCTATCGGCGAGTACCCTGATGTGGAGTACCGATTCACTCGTGAGTCCTGCCAGCATTGTGAGAACCCTCCTTGTGTTTATGTGTGTCCAACGGGCGCTGCATACAAAGATGAGAAGACAGGCATTATCGACGTACACAAAGAGAAGTGCGTGGGTTGTGGTTACTGTTTAGCAGCTTGCCCTTATCAAGTGCGCTTTTTCCACCCTGAGGATCACTCTGCAGACAAATGTAATTTCTGCCGTGATACTAATTTGGCGCAGGGCAAACTGCCGGCATGTGTAGAGAGCTGTCCAACCAAGGCATTGGTGTTCGGTGATTTGAATGATCCCAATAGCGATATCAACAAAATGCTGAGCATTAAAGTGATTTATCGCGATAAGGAGCATCTAGGCACGAAACCTAAGTTGTTCAAAGCCGCATTCCATAAGGGAGGTGTAGTATGA
- a CDS encoding cytochrome c-type biogenesis protein, with the protein MIDKLRLAFSPIKLLFALLLCSSHAFATQAHSVDLFEFDTPKQQKQAIDLAKTLRCPMCQNQNLIESNSPVAKDIRLRVFELVKSGKSNQQVKDYMVDRYGEHVLYQPALTGKNILLWGMPIVFALSLGGLMVVTIRRNSRN; encoded by the coding sequence ATGATTGATAAATTGCGTTTGGCTTTCTCTCCAATCAAGCTGTTGTTTGCACTCTTGCTATGCTCAAGTCATGCATTCGCGACACAAGCCCACTCTGTTGACCTGTTTGAGTTTGATACTCCCAAACAGCAGAAGCAAGCTATCGATCTCGCTAAAACCCTTCGTTGTCCCATGTGCCAAAACCAAAACCTGATCGAGTCTAACTCTCCAGTCGCAAAGGATATCCGATTACGAGTGTTTGAACTGGTCAAATCAGGGAAAAGCAATCAGCAAGTGAAAGACTATATGGTCGATCGTTATGGTGAGCACGTCCTTTATCAACCCGCATTAACTGGTAAAAACATTCTCCTTTGGGGAATGCCCATAGTCTTCGCCTTATCACTCGGTGGTTTGATGGTTGTGACTATCCGTCGAAATTCCCGCAACTAG
- a CDS encoding DUF1826 domain-containing protein yields MLRDSIAPLTSPTGSIQTPTTQQTTVRLSASGDHPTVLTDIYKESVNIAIWKRELDADLQHLTNEFLANNPKFQKSVSVSPSDAFAALEYATDGLAPKALLQNIAELVDMFCCLFELDYAGLRLATLESAMCPRFHTDKVPCRLVTTYSGVATDWLEHDVVDRSKLGHGSNGLPDSESGLHQSETDIQRLTCGDVALLKGEKWIGNEGGGLVHRSPSVASGENRLLLTLDFG; encoded by the coding sequence ATGTTACGCGACTCAATTGCCCCACTCACTTCGCCGACAGGCAGTATACAAACTCCCACTACCCAACAAACCACAGTGCGATTAAGTGCTTCTGGCGACCACCCAACCGTGTTAACCGATATCTATAAAGAATCAGTGAATATCGCTATCTGGAAACGTGAACTCGACGCCGATTTACAACATTTAACCAATGAGTTTCTTGCTAATAACCCTAAGTTTCAAAAATCTGTTTCAGTATCACCAAGTGACGCTTTTGCAGCATTGGAATACGCCACCGATGGCTTGGCTCCAAAAGCGCTGCTCCAAAATATCGCTGAACTGGTCGATATGTTTTGCTGCCTGTTTGAGCTTGATTACGCAGGGCTTCGGCTCGCCACACTAGAAAGCGCCATGTGCCCGCGCTTCCATACTGACAAAGTGCCTTGCCGCTTGGTAACCACCTACAGCGGTGTCGCCACTGACTGGTTAGAGCACGATGTCGTAGATCGCTCTAAACTCGGACATGGCAGCAATGGTCTTCCAGATTCAGAATCTGGGCTGCATCAAAGTGAAACGGATATTCAACGTCTGACTTGTGGAGATGTCGCATTACTCAAAGGAGAAAAATGGATCGGCAACGAAGGTGGCGGTCTGGTTCATCGCTCGCCCTCCGTTGCTTCTGGGGAGAACAGACTATTACTGACGTTAGATTTTGGTTAG
- a CDS encoding GNAT family N-acetyltransferase, with protein sequence MSNFKGLSSEERRYSLLTDAPQHKSTVIDWYFDAWGKRDPNNTLESYSEKLENFLQDGSIPAHVVICDGDRLVATAHIRKHEIPSYVDYEMWLGGVYVDSDYRGQGVAKIVVNSVIEEAKSRGIKALYLQTEDLSGGLYAEHGWRKLHQINNKGCEVIVMVKEL encoded by the coding sequence ATGTCTAACTTTAAAGGCCTTAGCAGCGAAGAAAGGCGCTATTCACTTTTGACAGATGCGCCTCAGCATAAGTCCACAGTCATCGATTGGTATTTTGATGCTTGGGGCAAGCGCGATCCTAACAACACTCTAGAAAGCTATTCCGAAAAGCTCGAGAACTTTTTGCAAGATGGCTCTATCCCGGCACATGTTGTTATTTGTGATGGCGATCGGCTAGTTGCCACCGCGCATATTCGAAAGCATGAAATCCCGAGTTACGTGGATTATGAGATGTGGCTTGGCGGTGTTTATGTTGACTCCGATTATAGAGGTCAAGGCGTCGCCAAAATAGTAGTTAATAGCGTGATTGAAGAAGCAAAGTCCCGTGGCATTAAGGCGCTTTATTTGCAAACGGAAGATCTATCTGGTGGGTTGTATGCGGAACACGGATGGAGAAAGCTTCATCAAATTAATAATAAAGGCTGTGAGGTGATAGTCATGGTCAAGGAACTATAA
- a CDS encoding heme lyase CcmF/NrfE family subunit encodes MIGYIGLFTLITVAVTSSCAVLHGLICYAKPQRFAASEISLSRFFSTISFLFSLSSILVLAYAFAVDDFSIRYVSDNSNQQLHLGYKLAATWGGHQGSMLFWVVTLSLWGAIIAWSKPKNRSTSYSTSHASLVMQSIVAIFAWFTLLASNPFELNTVMPLQGRDLNPMLQDIGLIIHPPLLYVGYVGFASVLAMALGALLSKHVDLDWIPRARIFTLVAWLFLTAGIALGSWWAYYELGWGGWWFWDPVENASLLPWLTSTALLHTMMVARSKQLVFWTYSLAFITFCLSILGTFIVRSGVLTSVHAFAVDPTKGFSLLAILTLVFVLAFVALIARVDSIKSLSITNLATKPFLVLISANLFVLATAVVVFGTFYPMVYELAGLGNISVGAPYFNLLFGPIAIVSLFVMGAVPFLSWSRTSQKLRIGLPVMLLVVSLMLAFVIVIYCTMHYEPVGAQWSNWALFTVWASLWVLMSHIATVLAKTKQTSLSACIAHVGIAIAAFGCVMNAEYSYEITKRLGPGSQAEFGDYQVTYVDTHLYVGRNFTAEQAVIEITVQDNDPHTRTATPEKRHYSVRVMTMTEPSMTPLWHGDIYISLGDKVDTTDYAVRIQFKAFVRWIWFGALLVCISACTVLLRSSNNVAASKNASLISSLRETAND; translated from the coding sequence ATGATCGGCTACATAGGATTATTTACATTAATCACAGTTGCAGTGACGAGCTCATGCGCAGTTTTGCATGGCCTGATTTGTTACGCTAAGCCTCAGCGTTTCGCTGCGAGTGAAATTAGCCTAAGCCGATTCTTCAGCACAATATCTTTCTTGTTCTCGTTAAGCTCTATTCTAGTATTGGCTTACGCATTCGCAGTTGACGATTTCTCTATTCGTTACGTTTCAGACAACTCCAATCAACAACTCCATTTAGGTTACAAACTCGCCGCCACATGGGGTGGACACCAAGGCTCGATGCTATTTTGGGTGGTGACATTGTCACTTTGGGGTGCGATTATTGCTTGGTCAAAGCCGAAAAACCGTTCAACGAGCTATTCAACGAGTCATGCAAGCTTGGTCATGCAGTCTATAGTCGCTATCTTCGCTTGGTTTACACTGCTCGCATCGAACCCGTTCGAGTTAAACACGGTCATGCCATTACAAGGTCGTGATTTGAATCCCATGTTGCAAGATATTGGGCTTATTATCCATCCACCACTACTGTATGTCGGTTATGTTGGATTTGCGTCAGTACTCGCGATGGCTTTGGGGGCACTACTGTCAAAGCACGTTGATCTAGACTGGATCCCACGTGCACGCATCTTCACTCTGGTAGCATGGCTGTTTTTGACAGCAGGCATCGCTTTAGGTTCTTGGTGGGCATACTACGAGTTAGGCTGGGGAGGGTGGTGGTTTTGGGATCCGGTTGAAAATGCCTCTTTGCTTCCATGGCTCACCTCTACTGCGTTATTGCATACCATGATGGTTGCTCGCAGCAAACAGCTTGTTTTTTGGACTTACTCTCTTGCGTTTATCACTTTCTGTTTGAGTATTCTTGGCACCTTCATTGTACGCTCTGGGGTGCTGACATCGGTGCATGCGTTTGCCGTCGATCCGACCAAAGGCTTTAGCCTGCTGGCGATTCTAACCTTAGTGTTTGTTCTCGCCTTTGTCGCTTTAATTGCCAGGGTCGATTCTATCAAGTCGCTCAGTATTACAAACTTGGCGACTAAGCCATTTCTAGTTCTGATTTCAGCTAATTTGTTTGTATTGGCTACCGCTGTGGTTGTGTTTGGTACCTTTTACCCGATGGTTTACGAACTTGCAGGACTTGGGAATATTTCGGTTGGTGCTCCGTACTTTAACTTGTTGTTTGGTCCCATCGCGATAGTGAGCTTATTTGTCATGGGAGCTGTACCGTTTCTTAGCTGGTCGCGTACCAGCCAGAAGTTGAGAATTGGACTGCCCGTTATGTTGTTGGTTGTTTCACTGATGTTGGCTTTTGTTATCGTGATCTATTGCACCATGCACTATGAGCCAGTCGGCGCGCAGTGGTCGAACTGGGCGCTCTTTACAGTTTGGGCAAGCCTTTGGGTTCTAATGTCACATATTGCTACAGTCCTCGCCAAAACTAAGCAGACATCGCTGTCGGCATGTATTGCGCACGTTGGTATTGCGATCGCGGCGTTTGGTTGTGTGATGAATGCTGAGTATTCTTATGAAATCACCAAAAGGCTTGGCCCTGGCAGCCAAGCAGAGTTTGGGGATTACCAAGTTACCTACGTTGATACCCATTTATACGTAGGTCGAAACTTTACCGCCGAGCAAGCCGTTATTGAGATCACCGTTCAAGACAACGACCCACATACTAGAACCGCCACGCCCGAAAAACGTCACTATTCGGTGCGAGTTATGACCATGACAGAGCCTTCCATGACACCACTGTGGCACGGTGATATTTATATCTCTTTGGGTGATAAAGTCGATACAACGGATTACGCCGTGCGTATTCAATTCAAAGCGTTTGTTCGTTGGATTTGGTTCGGTGCACTATTGGTGTGTATCTCTGCATGTACCGTATTGCTGAGATCGTCCAATAATGTGGCAGCTTCAAAAAATGCGTCACTGATATCGTCATTGAGGGAGACTGCGAATGATTGA
- a CDS encoding GNAT family N-acetyltransferase codes for MKSIAIQTERLSMAQITHVDFDLFKRLQTEHEVIELCFDKPSDEDIQMRFDERLPTWCKGSEEWLCLVVSLKHTGEAVGVTGFKVSNGYAEVGYLLLPEFHGCGIGTESLEGLVKWAERDLDLNRFSAIVTKGNIGSERVLEKCGFVLTKVEKDAYQIGGQTFDDHIFHRG; via the coding sequence ATGAAAAGTATCGCAATCCAAACAGAGCGTCTCTCAATGGCGCAGATCACTCACGTCGATTTTGACTTGTTTAAGCGCTTACAGACCGAGCATGAGGTTATTGAGCTTTGCTTTGATAAACCTAGCGATGAAGACATTCAAATGCGATTTGATGAACGCCTACCCACATGGTGTAAAGGTTCAGAAGAGTGGCTCTGTTTGGTTGTTTCACTCAAGCATACTGGTGAAGCCGTTGGTGTGACGGGCTTCAAAGTCTCAAATGGCTATGCGGAAGTTGGCTATTTGTTGCTTCCAGAATTCCATGGCTGTGGAATTGGCACTGAGTCGTTAGAAGGTTTAGTCAAATGGGCGGAGCGCGATCTCGATCTCAACAGGTTTTCCGCGATTGTGACAAAAGGAAACATAGGCTCAGAGCGTGTGTTAGAAAAATGCGGTTTTGTGCTGACCAAGGTAGAGAAAGACGCCTACCAAATAGGTGGTCAAACATTTGATGACCATATTTTTCATCGTGGATAA
- the nrfD gene encoding cytochrome c nitrite reductase subunit NrfD — protein sequence MSTWETAFHFDSLVWDWIIAIYLFLAGMSAGSALIAIYLKRKVIEGDPAQNGIMKAMAWLAPFGIIVGLLILVFHLTKPLEFWKIMIYYNPSSVMSMGVILFQVYMAVLFVWIGMIFRKPIMDVLGSKFDFVETILLKLEKIENGLELFLGFLAIVLAAYTGFLLSALKTYPMLNNPVLPILFLFSSLSSGAAASLLFGILVFKEDSHSPSVKWVHSFERPVVLFELFVIVTFFTGLIFSGGQNEVAAWSAIGGGFWSSWFWYGVIGIGMLLPLALNYFSPGEVKLNHGFILVVTTLSLIGVLMLRTFVLYAGQMTVV from the coding sequence ATGAGTACGTGGGAAACAGCCTTTCATTTCGACTCCCTTGTTTGGGACTGGATCATTGCGATCTATCTTTTCTTGGCAGGCATGTCTGCAGGCTCCGCTCTAATTGCCATTTACCTCAAGCGTAAGGTTATCGAAGGCGACCCCGCGCAAAACGGCATTATGAAGGCGATGGCTTGGCTCGCGCCTTTTGGCATCATTGTTGGTTTGCTTATTTTGGTATTCCACCTGACCAAACCGTTAGAGTTCTGGAAAATCATGATTTACTACAACCCATCCTCGGTGATGTCGATGGGTGTCATCTTATTCCAAGTTTATATGGCGGTGTTGTTTGTCTGGATTGGTATGATCTTCAGAAAGCCAATCATGGATGTGTTGGGAAGCAAATTCGATTTTGTTGAAACCATTTTGCTCAAGCTTGAGAAAATTGAAAACGGACTAGAGCTGTTTTTGGGTTTTCTGGCTATCGTATTGGCGGCGTATACGGGCTTCTTACTGTCCGCACTAAAAACGTACCCGATGCTAAATAACCCAGTACTGCCAATCTTGTTCTTGTTCTCGAGCTTGTCTTCGGGTGCTGCAGCGAGTTTGCTGTTCGGCATTCTAGTGTTCAAAGAAGATTCACATAGCCCAAGCGTGAAGTGGGTGCACAGCTTTGAGCGTCCAGTGGTGTTGTTTGAGCTGTTTGTGATAGTGACCTTCTTTACTGGCCTTATCTTCAGCGGTGGTCAAAACGAAGTCGCTGCATGGAGTGCCATCGGCGGTGGTTTTTGGTCTAGCTGGTTCTGGTATGGCGTGATTGGTATCGGGATGTTGTTGCCATTGGCGCTAAACTACTTTAGCCCAGGAGAAGTGAAGTTGAATCACGGATTTATTCTTGTGGTCACTACTTTGAGTTTGATTGGGGTGTTGATGCTGCGTACGTTTGTTTTGTATGCGGGGCAGATGACGGTGGTTTAG